A region from the Antennarius striatus isolate MH-2024 chromosome 22, ASM4005453v1, whole genome shotgun sequence genome encodes:
- the wnt16 gene encoding protein Wnt-16 yields the protein MERRVTGARTVSALTLLLACVCPLCCRGSWMWLGVTSAGVPERRGCAPPLSPRQVDLCRKTPFLLPAVRDGARLAIAECQSQFRHERWNCSARDRPPVFGYELTSGTKETAFIYAVMAAGLVHAITHACSHGNTTECSCRRRLQGGVTEEGWQWGGCSDHVQYGTWFSRKFIDNVARNASRTGGGFTLVTMNQHNTEVGRQAITRTTLLHCRCHGISGSCAVKTCWKTMAAFERVGAYLKERYERSVQVSHRSRTKTRKTDQSVDKQQLVYFNKSPNYCLEDRRRGLAGTRGRRCSRASAGPDGCNLLCCGRGYNTHVVRRVQRCHCKFVWCCYVHCRRCESMSDTHTCK from the exons ATGGAGAGGCGGGTGACCGGAGCCCGGACCGTGAGCGCCCTGACTCTGCTGCTGGCCTGCGTGTGTCCGCTGTGCTGCCGGGGCAGCTGGAT GTGGCTGGGCGTGACCTCGGCGGGCGTGCCGGAGCGGCGGggctgtgccccccccctgaGCCCCCGTCAGGTGGATCTGTGCAGGAAGACGCCGTTCCTGCTGCCCGCCGTCCGGGACGGCGCCCGGCTCGCCATCGCCGAGTGTCAGAGCCAGTTCCGGCACGAGAGGTGGAACTGCTCCGCCCGCGACCGGCCCCCCGTGTTCGGATACGAGCTGACCAGCG GAACCAAAGAGACGGCGTTCATCTACGCCGTGATGGCGGCAGGTCTGGTCCATGCCATCACGCACGCCTGTAGCCACGGCAACACGACGGAGTGCAGCTGCCGCCGCCGGCTCCAGGGCGGCGTGACGGAGGAAGGGTGGCAGTGGGGGGGCTGCTCGGACCACGTCCAGTACGGAACCTGGTTCAGCCGCAAGTTCATCGACAACGTGGCGAGGAACGCAtcgaggacggggggggggttcacgcTGGTCACCATGAACCAGCACAACACCGAGGTGGGGAGACAG GCGATCACCAGGACGACGTTGCTTCACTGCCGTTGTCACGGCATCTCCGGCTCCTGTGCCGTCAAAACGTGCTGGAAGACGATGGCGGCGTTCGAGCGCGTTGGGGCGTACCTGAAGGAGCGCTACGAGCGAAGCGTCCAGGTGTCGCACCGCTCCAGGACAAAGACGAGGAAGACTGATCAGAGCGTCGACAAACAGCAGCTCGTCTATTTCAACAAGTCCCCAAATTACTGTCTGGAGGACCGGCGGCGGGGCCTCGCCGGCACCAGGGGGCGCCGCTGCAGTCGTGCATCCGCCGGACCCGACGGCTGCAACCTGCTGTGCTGCGGGCGAGGATACAACACGCATGTGGTGCGACGCGTCCAGCGCTGCCACTGCAAGTTCGTCTGGTGCTGCTACGTCCACTGCCGCCGCTGCGAGAGCATgagcgacacacacacctgcaagtGA